The genomic stretch TCGAATTTTTGAAAGCGGCTGTTGAAAATCTTTCCAAATAGTTGAGGGTAAGGCGTGTTGCACATGAAATTCCAATCACGAATGCGGATGTTCGTCATGCTGATCGCGCCGATCGCAGCCCTGCTGCTGGTGGTGGCCTCTATCCTATACGGGGCGAAACAGATCACAGCGACGACCGTGTGGGAGTCGTTGTTCTGGTTCGATGCCAGCAATGTGGATCATCAAATCATCTGGAGTTCGCGCTTGCCGCGAGCAGTAGGCGCGATCTTGATCGGCTGTTTTCTGGCCGTCTCAGGTGCGCTCATGCAGGGGATGACAAGAAATTATCTGGCATCCCCTTCCATGATGGGCGTCTCGGACGGTTCTGTCTTTGTCATCACATTGTTGATGGTGTTCGTGCCAAGCGCGCATTCCACCCAGTTGATTCTGTTTTCGATGCTCGGTTCAGCGCTCGGTGCGGGACTGGTCTTCGGCATCGCGTGGTTGATTCCGAACGGGATGTCTCCGGTGCGCCTCGCCATACTTGGCATCATCATCGGGACGTTTCTGAGCGGGGTGGCCGACGCGGTCGCCACCTATTTTCAGATTTCGCAAAGTGTTAGCTTTTGGTACAATGCGCGGTTGCATCAGATGGACCCCGCTTTGATCAAGCTGTCGATTCCGTTTGCGTTCGTCGGGCTGATGCTGGCCTTGGTCGCCTCCCGATCGCTGTTGGTTCTGTCGTTCGGGGAGGATGTCGCCGCCAGTCTTGGGCAACGCACGTGGATCGTCAAAGCGGTCACGATCTTGGCGGTCGTCATCTTGACCGGAGTATCGGTCGCCTTGGCCGGGAAAATTGCCTTTGTCGGGCTGATCATTCCGCATATCGCCAGGTTTTTAGTTGGTGTCGATCATCGGTGGACCGTTCCTGTTTCGGGCGTGCTAGGTGGCCTGTTTTTGCCGTTGTGCGACATCATCGCCCGCTTTCTCAATCATCCGTTTGAAACACCGATCGGTGTGGTGACCGCCCTGTTCGGCGTTCCTTTCTTCCTGTACTTGATCAAGACGAGAGGAGGCGGGAAGCATGCCTAAGCTATCGAACGCGCGCTTCTGGACCGTCTTGGGGTCGAGTCTTGTGCTGATTGTGATCGTCGCTTATCTCAGCGTGACGAACGGTACATTCGATCTGTCGGTCCTCGATGTGTGCAAAACGCTGTTGCGCATCGACCCGCTTCCAGAGCACGATCTGGTCGTCTTCGAATTTCGCTTGCCGCGCCTTGTGCTCGGGGCGTTGATCGGCTGTGCGCTCGGAACGGCCGGAGCGGTGATTCAGGGCGTGACGCGCAACGGGCTGGCAGACCCTGGCATCCTTGGCATCAACGCCGGAGCGGGCATGGCTGTCGTTTTGTTCATGTTTCTGTTCCAAGGGGTGCTTAGCACGACCAGTTGGTGGTCTGTGCTCTCGATGCCATTGTTTGGGCTGATCGGCGGGTTGATCGCGACGGCTGTCATCTATCTGTTCGCCACGCAGAACGGGCGGCTGGACGCACAGCGCCTCATTTTGGTCGGCATCGCGATCGCTTCAGGATTCGGGGCGATCACGATGTATCTTTCGCTGAAGATGAATCCGCGGGACTTCGAGATGGCTGTCGTCTGGCTTTCGGGCAGCATTCACAGCGCCAACTGGAAATTTGTTGTCATGATGTTGCCGTGGTTTCTGCTGGTGCCTGTGATCTGGTTTCGCTCGCACATCCTGGATCTGTTTCAAATGGAACGGGACAGCGTG from Tumebacillus algifaecis encodes the following:
- a CDS encoding FecCD family ABC transporter permease; translated protein: MKFQSRMRMFVMLIAPIAALLLVVASILYGAKQITATTVWESLFWFDASNVDHQIIWSSRLPRAVGAILIGCFLAVSGALMQGMTRNYLASPSMMGVSDGSVFVITLLMVFVPSAHSTQLILFSMLGSALGAGLVFGIAWLIPNGMSPVRLAILGIIIGTFLSGVADAVATYFQISQSVSFWYNARLHQMDPALIKLSIPFAFVGLMLALVASRSLLVLSFGEDVAASLGQRTWIVKAVTILAVVILTGVSVALAGKIAFVGLIIPHIARFLVGVDHRWTVPVSGVLGGLFLPLCDIIARFLNHPFETPIGVVTALFGVPFFLYLIKTRGGGKHA
- a CDS encoding FecCD family ABC transporter permease translates to MPKLSNARFWTVLGSSLVLIVIVAYLSVTNGTFDLSVLDVCKTLLRIDPLPEHDLVVFEFRLPRLVLGALIGCALGTAGAVIQGVTRNGLADPGILGINAGAGMAVVLFMFLFQGVLSTTSWWSVLSMPLFGLIGGLIATAVIYLFATQNGRLDAQRLILVGIAIASGFGAITMYLSLKMNPRDFEMAVVWLSGSIHSANWKFVVMMLPWFLLVPVIWFRSHILDLFQMERDSVRGLGVSVERETNILLLCSIGLVSASVAVSGSIGFVGLIAPHLARRLIGWQHRQIIPISGVIGMAIVMSGDLIGRSVFAPAELAVGIVISIIGVPYYVYLLMRTKK